One Anoplopoma fimbria isolate UVic2021 breed Golden Eagle Sablefish chromosome 21, Afim_UVic_2022, whole genome shotgun sequence DNA segment encodes these proteins:
- the LOC129110847 gene encoding receptor activity-modifying protein 3-like gives MDTNEFTVLKLFVVGILVNAWMMTGLSATDSFNIEPTPPRPKKPCNESRLQWEVEFCGEEFKRDMGHIDPQNWCNLTHFISEYHIFTLCTEEKAHDVSCYWPNPLVEGYIIRIHKHFFSNCTMEQVVWVDPPDDTLTILILVPVFLTLAMIALVVWCSKRSDILA, from the exons tCAATGCCTGGATGATGACAGGGTTGTCAG CCACTGACAGTTTCAACATAGAGCCCACTCCCCCCCGGCCTAAGAAACCCTGCAATGAGTCCCGTCTGCAGTGGGAGGTGGAGTTCTGTGGAGAGGAGTTCAAGCGGGACATGGGTCACATAGATCCACAGAACTGGTGTAACCTCACACACTTCATCAG TGAGTACCACATCTTCACCCTCTGCACAGAGGAAAAGGCCCATGACGTCAGCTGCTACTGGCCCAATCCACTGGTGGAGGGCTACATCATCCGCATACACAAGCACTTTTTCTCTAACTGCACCATGGAGCAGGTGGTATGGGTGGATCCGCCAGACGACACGCTAACCATCCTCATCCTCGTCCCTGTTTTCCTCACATTGGCCATGATCGCCCTGGTGGTCTGGTGCAGCAAGAGGAGTGATATCCTGGCTTAA